In the Oncorhynchus gorbuscha isolate QuinsamMale2020 ecotype Even-year linkage group LG05, OgorEven_v1.0, whole genome shotgun sequence genome, one interval contains:
- the LOC124036601 gene encoding E3 ubiquitin-protein ligase TRIM7-like produces the protein MTDSYLDSSLCCHICSETFREPVSLGCHHSFCSSCLDKFWDQTKNKNCPVCRRKCSKDHLKVNFQLKKLSDKYAGRQKAGEKDSIPGEKDSIPGEKDSIPGEKDSIPDEDRAVVCIKHTDEPKWFCEVEQRAVCHVCEFAAHHGHTVIPLEQAVKDLKEKLTSELDSLQSKHVKYKDIEETYNQMFQYSKKQLVSTERQIRGELRSFTRS, from the coding sequence ATGACAGATAGTTACCTGGATAGTTCCCTGTGCTGCCATATTTGTTCAGAGACTTTCAGAGAGCCTGTTTCTCTGGGCTGCCACCACAGCTTCTGTTCCAGCTGCCTGGACAAATTCTGGGATCAGACCAAAAACAAGAATTGTCCGGTATGTAGGAGGAAATGTTCCAAGGATCATCTAAAAGTTAACTTTCAGTTGAAGAAACTGTCTGATAAATATGCTGGGAGACAGAAAGCAGGGGAGAAAGACAGTATTCCAGGGGAGAAAGACAGTATTCCAGGGGAGAAAGACAGTATTCCAGGGGAGAAAGACAGTATTCCAGATGAAGACAGAGCAGTGGTTTGTATTAAACACACAGATGAACCTAAATGGTTCTGTGAGGTGGAGCAGAGAGCTGTGTGTCACGTCTGTGAGTTTGCTGCACATCACGGCCACACTGTCATTCCCTTAGAACAGGCGGTGAAAGACCTGAAGGAAAAACTAACCTCAGAATTAGACTCACTGCAGAGCAAACATGTTAAATATAAAGACATAGAGGAGACATACAACCAAATGTTTCAATACTCCAAGAAGCAGCTGGtgtccacagagagacagatcagAGGGGAGTTGAGAAGCTTCACCAGATcttaa